Proteins encoded in a region of the Solidesulfovibrio fructosivorans JJ] genome:
- a CDS encoding UbiX family flavin prenyltransferase — translation MKRLLVGITGASGVIYGIRLLEVLRGVAGVETHLILSRGAATTLAYETDFTAQAVAALADVVHAHDNLAAAVSSGSFPVHGMVVVPCSMKTLAQIALSLGDNLLARAADVTLKERRKLVLVPRETPLHLGHLRHMTAVTEMGGVILPPAPSFYHDPRTIMDIVDQTVGKILDQLGIAHTLFHRWDGREG, via the coding sequence ATGAAACGGCTCCTTGTCGGCATTACCGGCGCAAGCGGCGTGATCTACGGCATCCGGCTGCTCGAGGTGCTGCGCGGCGTGGCCGGGGTGGAAACGCATCTCATCCTGAGCCGGGGCGCGGCCACGACCCTGGCCTACGAGACCGATTTCACGGCCCAGGCGGTCGCGGCCCTGGCCGATGTGGTCCATGCCCACGACAATCTGGCGGCGGCGGTCTCAAGCGGCTCGTTTCCCGTGCACGGCATGGTGGTCGTGCCCTGCTCCATGAAGACATTGGCCCAGATCGCCCTGTCCCTGGGCGACAACCTCCTGGCCCGGGCCGCCGACGTGACCCTCAAGGAACGGCGCAAGCTGGTGCTGGTGCCGCGCGAAACGCCGCTGCACCTGGGACATCTGCGCCACATGACGGCCGTGACCGAAATGGGCGGCGTCATCCTGCCCCCGGCCCCGTCGTTCTACCACGACCCGCGCACCATCATGGACATCGTGGACCAGACCGTGGGCAAGATCCTGGACCAGCTCGGCATCGCCCACACCCTTTTCCACCGCTGGGACGGCCGCGAGGGTTGA
- a CDS encoding bifunctional homocysteine S-methyltransferase/methylenetetrahydrofolate reductase — MRHDLLTTLAKRPVLADGAMGTQLLARGAAPTACLDALNLDAPEMVRSIHLDYLAAGAEVIETNTFGANRKKLERFELADKVLEINRQGAALARACAGDDAWVAGAMGPLGRMREEAPDPAEIAALYAEQARALAEGGADLLLLETFFDFELLRLALHAAKSATSLPVAAQFVFGGTGLSLSGHTMAECLRLLRREGADIVGLNCGSGPQGALDILRAAGPLEGPLSVFPNAGFPERRGDRLVYPSSPEYFASVLVQCADHGARLLGGCCGTGPEHIRALGQALAHRAGTAPRQAAVAPGPDTAATGRQPGKPRPCFLDRVGKGPLFLVELDPPKHLDVSGTLEGAASLASGGADAITIAENPLASPRLSNIALANLIRARTDVEVIVHLTGRDRNLIGMQSTIMGLACLGLENVLAITGDPPSSGGEERLSGVYDVRSYELIGMLDCFNKGQDPQGRDMRLRTNFRIGAAFNPNTRNMAMQVRRMRRKAELGAAYFLTQPVYSREKVDAILEETRDFPCPIFLGIMPLASLRNAEFLHNEFPGISIPEDVRDRLRAAGDGEAREGLEIAWELMAYALPHFAGIYLIPPFNRHAVALELIRRARGDVPAS, encoded by the coding sequence ATGCGACACGACCTTCTCACGACGTTGGCCAAGCGGCCGGTTCTTGCGGACGGGGCCATGGGCACGCAACTGCTGGCCAGGGGCGCCGCCCCGACGGCCTGCCTCGACGCCCTCAATCTGGATGCCCCCGAGATGGTCCGGTCCATCCACCTGGACTATCTGGCCGCCGGAGCCGAGGTCATCGAGACCAACACCTTCGGGGCCAACCGCAAGAAGCTGGAACGGTTCGAGCTGGCGGACAAGGTGCTGGAGATCAACCGCCAGGGCGCGGCCCTGGCCCGGGCCTGCGCCGGGGATGACGCCTGGGTGGCCGGGGCCATGGGGCCCCTCGGGCGCATGCGGGAAGAGGCCCCGGACCCGGCGGAAATCGCCGCCCTCTATGCCGAGCAGGCCAGGGCCCTGGCGGAAGGCGGCGCGGACCTGCTGTTGCTGGAGACGTTTTTCGATTTCGAGCTGCTGCGCCTCGCCCTGCACGCGGCCAAGTCCGCGACCTCCCTGCCCGTGGCGGCGCAATTCGTCTTCGGCGGCACGGGCCTGTCCTTGAGCGGACACACCATGGCCGAGTGCCTGCGGCTTCTGCGCCGGGAAGGCGCGGACATCGTCGGGCTCAACTGCGGCAGCGGCCCCCAAGGGGCGCTGGACATCCTGCGGGCGGCCGGCCCCCTCGAAGGACCGCTGTCCGTGTTTCCCAACGCCGGCTTCCCGGAACGGCGGGGCGACCGGCTGGTGTACCCCTCCTCCCCGGAATATTTCGCGAGCGTGCTCGTCCAATGCGCGGACCACGGGGCGCGGCTTTTGGGCGGCTGTTGCGGCACGGGCCCGGAGCATATCCGCGCCCTGGGACAGGCCCTGGCCCACCGCGCCGGGACAGCCCCCAGGCAGGCCGCCGTCGCGCCGGGACCGGACACGGCGGCGACAGGCCGGCAGCCCGGCAAGCCCCGGCCGTGCTTCCTCGACCGCGTGGGCAAGGGTCCCCTGTTCCTGGTGGAACTCGACCCGCCCAAGCACCTGGACGTGTCGGGGACCCTCGAAGGCGCGGCCAGCCTGGCCTCGGGCGGCGCGGACGCCATCACCATCGCGGAAAATCCCCTGGCCTCGCCCCGCCTGTCCAACATCGCCCTGGCCAACCTGATCCGCGCCCGCACCGACGTCGAGGTCATCGTCCATCTGACGGGTCGGGACCGCAACCTCATCGGCATGCAGTCGACCATCATGGGGCTGGCCTGCCTCGGGTTGGAAAACGTGCTGGCGATCACCGGCGACCCGCCGTCTTCCGGCGGCGAGGAACGCTTGTCCGGCGTCTACGACGTGCGTTCCTACGAACTGATCGGCATGCTCGACTGCTTCAACAAGGGCCAGGATCCCCAGGGCCGGGACATGCGGCTGCGGACCAATTTCCGCATCGGCGCGGCGTTCAATCCCAATACCCGCAACATGGCCATGCAGGTGCGCCGCATGCGGCGCAAGGCGGAGCTCGGAGCCGCCTATTTCCTGACCCAGCCCGTGTATTCGCGCGAGAAGGTCGATGCGATCCTGGAAGAGACGCGCGATTTCCCCTGCCCCATCTTTCTCGGCATCATGCCCCTGGCCAGCCTGCGCAACGCGGAATTCCTGCACAACGAATTTCCGGGCATTTCCATTCCCGAGGACGTGCGCGACCGCCTGCGCGCCGCCGGGGACGGCGAGGCCCGGGAAGGGTTGGAAATCGCCTGGGAGCTGATGGCCTACGCCCTGCCGCATTTCGCCGGCATCTACCTCATCCCGCCCTTCAACCGCCACGCCGTGGCCCTCGAACTCATCCGGCGGGCCCGGGGGGATGTCCCCGCATCCTGA